In Gossypium arboreum isolate Shixiya-1 chromosome 5, ASM2569848v2, whole genome shotgun sequence, a single genomic region encodes these proteins:
- the LOC108452263 gene encoding glycosyltransferase BC10-like, which produces MVKQFHITITSLFLFSMASFVVILGSFTLKLLVSEGSSSCYPRLNRFSSPLTSSPYSYILCNFAFLSSPPHPPFNSSEPKTPPVLNDNDTRPHSVSDDRELKRRAASILETSCNPTPKVAFMFLSRGSLPLAPLWEKFFMGHEGLYSIYIHTSPEFIDEPPTTSVFYKRKIPSKPVHWGTASMVDAERRLLANALLDCANQRFVLLSEACIPLFNFTTVYNYLIKSRQSFIGSFDDPRVTGRGRYNKRMWPTVSLANWRKGSQWFEVNRNLAVEILSDEKYYPIFRNHCIPPCYVDEHYVPTLVNIMSPEVNSNRSITWVDWSKGGPHPKQYVRKDVSMALLNQVRKGFNCTYNGHTTSMCFLFARKFHPSTLEPLLRLAPALLNSMN; this is translated from the exons atggtCAAGCAGTTTCATATTACCATAACTTCATTGTTTCTCTTTTCAATGGCTTCTTTTGTGGTTATTCTTGGGTCTTTCACGTTGAAGTTGCTAGTCTCAGAAGGCTCTTCTTCTTGCTACCCTCGACTCAACAGGTTTTCTTCGCCATTGACGAGCTCTCCATATTCCTACATTTTATGTAACTTTGCTTTCCTTTCATCCCCTCCCCACCCACCCTTCAACTCTTCAGAACCGAAAACTCCGCCAGTCCTCAACGACAATGACACGCGACCGCATTCGGTGTCGGATGATCGAGAGCTGAAGCGACGTGCCGCGAGTATCCTCGAAACCTCATGCAATCCAACCCCAAAGGTGGCCTTCATGTTTTTAAGCCGGGGATCACTGCCTTTAGCACCTCTATGGGAAAAGTTCTTCATGGGACATGAAGGCCTTTATTCCATTTACATCCATACATCCCCTGAATTCATTGACGAGCCACCAACAACCTCAGTGTTCTACAAGCGCAAGATACCAAGCAAG CCTGTCCATTGGGGAACTGCATCAATGGTGGATGCGGAGAGGCGGCTGTTAGCCAATGCGTTGCTTGATTGTGCCAACCAAAGATTTGTGCTACTCTCGGAAGCATGCATCCCGCTATTCAACTTCACCACAGTTTACAACTACCTTATCAAATCCAGGCAAAGCTTCATCGGTTCCTTTGATGATCCAAGGGTAACCGGCCGTGGCCGTTACAACAAGCGGATGTGGCCGACGGTGTCATTAGCCAATTGGCGAAAAGGGTCGCAATGGTTCGAGGTTAATCGAAATCTTGCCGTCGAGATATTATCCGATGAAAAGTACTATCCCATCTTTAGAAACCATTGCATTCCTCCATGTTACGTCGATGAACATTACGTGCCAACTCTTGTCAACATAATGTCACCGGAGGTCAACTCAAATCGGAGTATTACTTGGGTTGATTGGTCTAAAGGCGGTCCACACCCCAAACAATATGTGAGAAAAGATGTATCAATGGCATTGTTGAATCAAGTTAGGAAAGGATTTAATTGTACTTATAATGGTCATACAACCTCAATGTGCTTCCTCTTTGCTAGGAAGTTTCATCCGAGCACACTAGAGCCATTGCTTAGGTTAGCTCCGGCATTGCTGAATTCAATGAATTAA